A genomic window from Pecten maximus chromosome 4, xPecMax1.1, whole genome shotgun sequence includes:
- the LOC117325196 gene encoding uncharacterized protein LOC117325196 isoform X25: MSGASLSLWMGDLEPYMDDYFITSAFEQMGATIKSMKLIKNKVTGLPAGYCFIDFHDAEKAHDAMLKLNGKIIPNSNPPKRFKLNTSSHGKEHLAVPEFSLFIGDLSMDVDDYVLYYAFAKKYRSCRSAKVVLENSGRSKGYGFVRFSEETDQQRALIEMQHMTGIGSKPIRVSLATPKRPMPQDMSGGVHYSNYYGHNYPYSATYYNYYNSHTYYNNQDYTTRQVCIPGLQHARYVYTSPTLQQPGLYNTPGMYTRTIQHTRYVYQTTTRQVCIHKSYTTTTRTIQHTRYVYQDYTTHQVCIPGLYNTPGMYTRTIQHARYVYTSLTLQQPGIYNTPGMYTQVLHYNNQVYNTPGMYTRTIQHTRYVYTSPTLQQPGIYNTPGMYTRTIQHTRYVYQDYTTHQVCIPGLYNTPGMYTRTIQHTRYVYQDYTTRQVCIPGLYTTPGMYTRTIQHTRYVHTSPTLQQPGLQHTRYVYQTTTRQVCIPDYNTPGMYTRTIQHTRYVYQTTTRQVCIPGLYNTPGMYTRLQHARYVYQDYTTRQSGHHEHNTEEDVDALEEPELEVDIFRYNKDYMEQSEEIFEAIELSRWTPLDSIASKVTNHMI, encoded by the exons ATGTCAGGGGCATCTTTATCTCTGTGGATGGGAGAT TTGGAGCCATATATGGATGACTATTTCATAACTTCTGCATTTGAACAGATGGGAGCAACAATCAAGTCaatgaaattgattaaaaataagGTCACAGG TCTCCCAGCTGGCTACTGTTTCATTGACTTCCATGATGCAGAGAAGGCTCATGATGCAATGCTGAAGCTGAATGGAAAAATAATTCCCAACAGTAATCCT CCCAAGAGGTTCAAGCTGAACACATCTAGTCATGGGAAGGAACACTTAGCAGT ACCAGAATTTTCTCTTTTCATTGGTGACCTCTCCATGGATGTTGATGACTATGTGTTATATTATGCTTTTGCGAAGAAATACAGATCTTGTAGATCTGCAAAAG TTGTACTAGAAAACAGTGGACGCAGTAAAGGTTATGGATTTGTTCGCTTCTCAGAAGAAACAGACCAGCAGAGAGCTCTGATAGAAATGCAGCATATGACTGGCATTGGGTCAAAGCCTATCCGTGTGAGCCTGGCAACACCAAAACG GCCGATGCCTCAAGATATGTCAGGAGGTGTCCATTATAGTAACTACTATGGCCACAACTATCCCTACAGTGCTACgtactacaactactacaactcACATACTTACTACAACAACCAGGACTATACAACACGCCAG gtatgtataccaGGACTACAACACGCCAGGTATGTATACACAAGTCCTACACTACAACAACCAGGGCTATACAACACaccaggtatgtataccagGACTATACAACACaccaggtatgtataccagACTACAACACGCCAG GTATGTATACACAAGTCCTACACTACAACCACCAGGACTATACAACACaccaggtatgtataccagGACTATACAACACaccaggtatgtataccagGACTATACAACACaccaggtatgtataccagGACTATACAACACGCCAGGTATGTATACACAAGTCTTACACTACAACAACCAGGAATATACAACacaccaggtatgtatacacAAGTCCTACACTACAACAACCAGGTCTACAACacaccag gtatgtataccagGACTATACAACacaccaggtatgtatacacAAGTCCTACACTACAACAACCAGGAATATACAACACaccaggtatgtataccagGACTATACAACACaccaggtatgtataccagGACTATACAACacaccag GTATGTATACCAGGACTATACAACACGCCAGGTATGTATACCAGGACTATACAACACaccaggtatgtataccagGACTATACAACACGCCAGGTATGTATACCAGGACTATACACCACGCCAGGTATGTATACCAGGACTATACAACACACCAGGTATGTACACACAAGTCCTACACTACAACAACCAGGACTACAACACaccaggtatgtataccagACTACAACACGCCAGGTATGTATACCAGACTACAACACGCCAGGTATGTATACCAGGACTATACAACACaccaggtatgtataccagACTACAACACGCCAGGTATGTATACCAGGACTATACAACACaccaggtatgtataccagACTACAACACGCCAGGTATGTATACCAGGACTATACAACACGCCAG AGTGGACATCATGAACATAACACTGAGGAGGACGTAGATGCTTTAGAAG AACCAGAATTAGAAGTTGACATTTTCAGATACAACAAGGACTACATGGAACAGAGTGAG GAAATCTTTGAGGCAATAGAATTATCTCGATGGACACCATTGGACAGCATTGCATCCAAAGTCACCAATCACATGATCTGA
- the LOC117325196 gene encoding uncharacterized protein LOC117325196 isoform X14, with product MSGASLSLWMGDLEPYMDDYFITSAFEQMGATIKSMKLIKNKVTGLPAGYCFIDFHDAEKAHDAMLKLNGKIIPNSNPPKRFKLNTSSHGKEHLAVPEFSLFIGDLSMDVDDYVLYYAFAKKYRSCRSAKVVLENSGRSKGYGFVRFSEETDQQRALIEMQHMTGIGSKPIRVSLATPKRPMPQDMSGGVHYSNYYGHNYPYSATYYNYYNSHTYYNNQDYTTRQVCIPGLQHARYVYTSPTLQQPGLYNTPGMYTRTIQHTRYVYQTTTRQVCIPGLYNTPGMYTQVLHYNHQDYTTHQVCIPGLYNTPGMYTRTIQHTRYVYQDYTTRQVCIHKSYTTTTRNIQHTRYVYTSPTLQQPGLQHTRYVYQDYTTHQVCIHKSYTTTTRNIQHTRYVYQDYTTHQVCIPGLYNTPGMYTRTIQHARYVYTSPTLQQLGLQHARYVYQDYTTRQVCIPGLYNTPGMYTRTIQHARYVYQDYTPRQVCIPGLYNTPGMYTQVLHYNNQDYNTPGMYTRTIQHTRYVYQTTTRQVCIPGLYNTPGMYTRLQHARYVYQDYTTRQSGHHEHNTEEDVDALEEPELEVDIFRYNKDYMEQSEEIFEAIELSRWTPLDSIASKVTNHMI from the exons ATGTCAGGGGCATCTTTATCTCTGTGGATGGGAGAT TTGGAGCCATATATGGATGACTATTTCATAACTTCTGCATTTGAACAGATGGGAGCAACAATCAAGTCaatgaaattgattaaaaataagGTCACAGG TCTCCCAGCTGGCTACTGTTTCATTGACTTCCATGATGCAGAGAAGGCTCATGATGCAATGCTGAAGCTGAATGGAAAAATAATTCCCAACAGTAATCCT CCCAAGAGGTTCAAGCTGAACACATCTAGTCATGGGAAGGAACACTTAGCAGT ACCAGAATTTTCTCTTTTCATTGGTGACCTCTCCATGGATGTTGATGACTATGTGTTATATTATGCTTTTGCGAAGAAATACAGATCTTGTAGATCTGCAAAAG TTGTACTAGAAAACAGTGGACGCAGTAAAGGTTATGGATTTGTTCGCTTCTCAGAAGAAACAGACCAGCAGAGAGCTCTGATAGAAATGCAGCATATGACTGGCATTGGGTCAAAGCCTATCCGTGTGAGCCTGGCAACACCAAAACG GCCGATGCCTCAAGATATGTCAGGAGGTGTCCATTATAGTAACTACTATGGCCACAACTATCCCTACAGTGCTACgtactacaactactacaactcACATACTTACTACAACAACCAGGACTATACAACACGCCAG gtatgtataccaGGACTACAACACGCCAGGTATGTATACACAAGTCCTACACTACAACAACCAGGGCTATACAACACaccaggtatgtataccagGACTATACAACACaccaggtatgtataccagACTACAACACGCCAGGTATGTATACCAGGACTATACAACACGCCAGGTATGTATACACAAGTCCTACACTACAACCACCAGGACTATACAACACaccaggtatgtataccagGACTATACAACACaccaggtatgtataccagGACTATACAACACaccaggtatgtataccagGACTATACAACACGCCAGGTATGTATACACAAGTCTTACACTACAACAACCAGGAATATACAACacaccaggtatgtatacacAAGTCCTACACTACAACAACCAGGTCTACAACacaccag gtatgtataccagGACTATACAACacaccaggtatgtatacacAAGTCCTACACTACAACAACCAGGAATATACAACACaccaggtatgtataccagGACTATACAACACaccaggtatgtataccagGACTATACAACacaccag GTATGTATACCAGGACTATACAACACGCCAGGTATGTATACACAAGTCCTACACTACAACAACTAGGTCTACAACACGCCAGGTATGTATACCAGGACTATACAACACGCCAGGTATGTATACCAGGACTATACAACACaccaggtatgtataccagGACTATACAACACGCCAGGTATGTATACCAGGACTATACACCACGCCAGGTATGTATACCAGGACTATACAACACACCAGGTATGTACACACAAGTCCTACACTACAACAACCAGGACTACAACACaccag GTATGTATACCAGGACTATACAACACaccaggtatgtataccagACTACAACACGCCAGGTATGTATACCAGGACTATACAACACaccaggtatgtataccagACTACAACACGCCAGGTATGTATACCAGGACTATACAACACGCCAG AGTGGACATCATGAACATAACACTGAGGAGGACGTAGATGCTTTAGAAG AACCAGAATTAGAAGTTGACATTTTCAGATACAACAAGGACTACATGGAACAGAGTGAG GAAATCTTTGAGGCAATAGAATTATCTCGATGGACACCATTGGACAGCATTGCATCCAAAGTCACCAATCACATGATCTGA
- the LOC117325196 gene encoding uncharacterized protein LOC117325196 isoform X28 has product MSGASLSLWMGDLEPYMDDYFITSAFEQMGATIKSMKLIKNKVTGLPAGYCFIDFHDAEKAHDAMLKLNGKIIPNSNPPKRFKLNTSSHGKEHLAVPEFSLFIGDLSMDVDDYVLYYAFAKKYRSCRSAKVVLENSGRSKGYGFVRFSEETDQQRALIEMQHMTGIGSKPIRVSLATPKRPMPQDMSGGVHYSNYYGHNYPYSATYYNYYNSHTYYNNQDYTTRQVCIPGLQHARYVYTSPTLQQPGLYNTPGMYTRTIQHTRYVYQTTTRQVCIHKSYTTTTRTIQHTRYVYQDYTTHQVCIPGLYNTPGMYTRTIQHARYVYTSLTLQQPGIYNTPGMYTQVLHYNNQVYNTPGMYTQVLHYNNQEYTTHQVCIPGLYSTPGMYTRTIQHTRYVYTSPTLQQPGIYNTPGMYTRTIQHTRYVYQDYTTHQVCIPGLYNTPGMYTRTIQHARYVYQDYTPRQVCIPGLYNTPGMYTQVLHYNNQDYNTPGMYTRTIQHTRYVYQTTTRQVCIPGLYNTPGMYTRLQHARYVYQDYTTRQSGHHEHNTEEDVDALEEPELEVDIFRYNKDYMEQSEEIFEAIELSRWTPLDSIASKVTNHMI; this is encoded by the exons ATGTCAGGGGCATCTTTATCTCTGTGGATGGGAGAT TTGGAGCCATATATGGATGACTATTTCATAACTTCTGCATTTGAACAGATGGGAGCAACAATCAAGTCaatgaaattgattaaaaataagGTCACAGG TCTCCCAGCTGGCTACTGTTTCATTGACTTCCATGATGCAGAGAAGGCTCATGATGCAATGCTGAAGCTGAATGGAAAAATAATTCCCAACAGTAATCCT CCCAAGAGGTTCAAGCTGAACACATCTAGTCATGGGAAGGAACACTTAGCAGT ACCAGAATTTTCTCTTTTCATTGGTGACCTCTCCATGGATGTTGATGACTATGTGTTATATTATGCTTTTGCGAAGAAATACAGATCTTGTAGATCTGCAAAAG TTGTACTAGAAAACAGTGGACGCAGTAAAGGTTATGGATTTGTTCGCTTCTCAGAAGAAACAGACCAGCAGAGAGCTCTGATAGAAATGCAGCATATGACTGGCATTGGGTCAAAGCCTATCCGTGTGAGCCTGGCAACACCAAAACG GCCGATGCCTCAAGATATGTCAGGAGGTGTCCATTATAGTAACTACTATGGCCACAACTATCCCTACAGTGCTACgtactacaactactacaactcACATACTTACTACAACAACCAGGACTATACAACACGCCAG gtatgtataccaGGACTACAACACGCCAGGTATGTATACACAAGTCCTACACTACAACAACCAGGGCTATACAACACaccaggtatgtataccagGACTATACAACACaccaggtatgtataccagACTACAACACGCCAG GTATGTATACACAAGTCCTACACTACAACCACCAGGACTATACAACACaccaggtatgtataccagGACTATACAACACaccaggtatgtataccagGACTATACAACACaccaggtatgtataccagGACTATACAACACGCCAGGTATGTATACACAAGTCTTACACTACAACAACCAGGAATATACAACacaccaggtatgtatacacAAGTCCTACACTACAACAACCAGGTCTACAACacaccaggtatgtatacacAAGTCCTACACTACAACAACCAGGAATATACAACACaccaggtatgtataccagGACTATACAGCACaccaggtatgtataccagGACTATACAACacaccaggtatgtatacacAAGTCCTACACTACAACAACCAGGAATATACAACACaccaggtatgtataccagGACTATACAACACaccaggtatgtataccagGACTATACAACacaccag GTATGTATACCAGGACTATACAACACaccaggtatgtataccagGACTATACAACACGCCAGGTATGTATACCAGGACTATACACCACGCCAGGTATGTATACCAGGACTATACAACACACCAGGTATGTACACACAAGTCCTACACTACAACAACCAGGACTACAACACaccag GTATGTATACCAGGACTATACAACACaccaggtatgtataccagACTACAACACGCCAGGTATGTATACCAGGACTATACAACACaccaggtatgtataccagACTACAACACGCCAGGTATGTATACCAGGACTATACAACACGCCAG AGTGGACATCATGAACATAACACTGAGGAGGACGTAGATGCTTTAGAAG AACCAGAATTAGAAGTTGACATTTTCAGATACAACAAGGACTACATGGAACAGAGTGAG GAAATCTTTGAGGCAATAGAATTATCTCGATGGACACCATTGGACAGCATTGCATCCAAAGTCACCAATCACATGATCTGA
- the LOC117325196 gene encoding uncharacterized protein LOC117325196 isoform X6 codes for MSGASLSLWMGDLEPYMDDYFITSAFEQMGATIKSMKLIKNKVTGLPAGYCFIDFHDAEKAHDAMLKLNGKIIPNSNPPKRFKLNTSSHGKEHLAVPEFSLFIGDLSMDVDDYVLYYAFAKKYRSCRSAKVVLENSGRSKGYGFVRFSEETDQQRALIEMQHMTGIGSKPIRVSLATPKRPMPQDMSGGVHYSNYYGHNYPYSATYYNYYNSHTYYNNQDYTTRQVCIPGLQHARYVYTSPTLQQPGLYNTPGMYTRTIQHTRYVYQTTTRQVCIPGLYNTPGMYTQVLHYNHQDYTTHQVCIPGLYNTPGMYTRTIQHTRYVYQDYTTRQVCIHKSYTTTTRNIQHTRYVYTSPTLQQPGLQHTRYVYTSPTLQQPGIYNTPGMYTRTIQHTRYVYQDYTTHQVCIHKSYTTTTRNIQHTRYVYQDYTTHQVCIPGLYNTPGMYTRTIQHARYVYTSPTLQQLGLQHARYVYQDYTTRQVCIPGLYNTPGMYTRTIQHARYVYQDYTPRQVCIPGLYNTPGMYTRTIQHTRYVYQTTTRQVCIPGLYNTPGMYTRLQHARYVYQDYTTRQSGHHEHNTEEDVDALEEPELEVDIFRYNKDYMEQSEEIFEAIELSRWTPLDSIASKVTNHMI; via the exons ATGTCAGGGGCATCTTTATCTCTGTGGATGGGAGAT TTGGAGCCATATATGGATGACTATTTCATAACTTCTGCATTTGAACAGATGGGAGCAACAATCAAGTCaatgaaattgattaaaaataagGTCACAGG TCTCCCAGCTGGCTACTGTTTCATTGACTTCCATGATGCAGAGAAGGCTCATGATGCAATGCTGAAGCTGAATGGAAAAATAATTCCCAACAGTAATCCT CCCAAGAGGTTCAAGCTGAACACATCTAGTCATGGGAAGGAACACTTAGCAGT ACCAGAATTTTCTCTTTTCATTGGTGACCTCTCCATGGATGTTGATGACTATGTGTTATATTATGCTTTTGCGAAGAAATACAGATCTTGTAGATCTGCAAAAG TTGTACTAGAAAACAGTGGACGCAGTAAAGGTTATGGATTTGTTCGCTTCTCAGAAGAAACAGACCAGCAGAGAGCTCTGATAGAAATGCAGCATATGACTGGCATTGGGTCAAAGCCTATCCGTGTGAGCCTGGCAACACCAAAACG GCCGATGCCTCAAGATATGTCAGGAGGTGTCCATTATAGTAACTACTATGGCCACAACTATCCCTACAGTGCTACgtactacaactactacaactcACATACTTACTACAACAACCAGGACTATACAACACGCCAG gtatgtataccaGGACTACAACACGCCAGGTATGTATACACAAGTCCTACACTACAACAACCAGGGCTATACAACACaccaggtatgtataccagGACTATACAACACaccaggtatgtataccagACTACAACACGCCAGGTATGTATACCAGGACTATACAACACGCCAGGTATGTATACACAAGTCCTACACTACAACCACCAGGACTATACAACACaccaggtatgtataccagGACTATACAACACaccaggtatgtataccagGACTATACAACACaccaggtatgtataccagGACTATACAACACGCCAGGTATGTATACACAAGTCTTACACTACAACAACCAGGAATATACAACacaccaggtatgtatacacAAGTCCTACACTACAACAACCAGGTCTACAACacaccaggtatgtatacacAAGTCCTACACTACAACAACCAGGAATATACAACACaccaggtatgtataccagGACTATACAGCACaccaggtatgtataccagGACTATACAACacaccaggtatgtatacacAAGTCCTACACTACAACAACCAGGAATATACAACACaccaggtatgtataccagGACTATACAACACaccaggtatgtataccagGACTATACAACacaccag GTATGTATACCAGGACTATACAACACGCCAGGTATGTATACACAAGTCCTACACTACAACAACTAGGTCTACAACACGCCAGGTATGTATACCAGGACTATACAACACGCCAGGTATGTATACCAGGACTATACAACACaccaggtatgtataccagGACTATACAACACGCCAGGTATGTATACCAGGACTATACACCACGCCAGGTATGTATACCAGGACTATACAACACACCAG GTATGTATACCAGGACTATACAACACaccaggtatgtataccagACTACAACACGCCAGGTATGTATACCAGGACTATACAACACaccaggtatgtataccagACTACAACACGCCAGGTATGTATACCAGGACTATACAACACGCCAG AGTGGACATCATGAACATAACACTGAGGAGGACGTAGATGCTTTAGAAG AACCAGAATTAGAAGTTGACATTTTCAGATACAACAAGGACTACATGGAACAGAGTGAG GAAATCTTTGAGGCAATAGAATTATCTCGATGGACACCATTGGACAGCATTGCATCCAAAGTCACCAATCACATGATCTGA
- the LOC117325196 gene encoding uncharacterized protein LOC117325196 isoform X38: MSGASLSLWMGDLEPYMDDYFITSAFEQMGATIKSMKLIKNKVTGLPAGYCFIDFHDAEKAHDAMLKLNGKIIPNSNPPKRFKLNTSSHGKEHLAVPEFSLFIGDLSMDVDDYVLYYAFAKKYRSCRSAKVVLENSGRSKGYGFVRFSEETDQQRALIEMQHMTGIGSKPIRVSLATPKRPMPQDMSGGVHYSNYYGHNYPYSATYYNYYNSHTYYNNQDYTTRQVCIPGLQHARYVYTSPTLQQPGLYNTPGMYTRTIQHTRYVYQTTTRQVCIPGLYNTPGMYTQVLHYNHQDYTTHQVCIPGLYNTPGMYTRTIQHTRYVYQDYTTRQVCIHKSYTTTTRNIQHTRYVYTSPTLQQPGLYNTPGMYTRTIQHTRYVYQDYTTRQVCIPGLYNTPGMYTRTIQHARYVYQDYTPRQVCIPGLYNTPGMYTQVLHYNNQDYNTPGMYTRTIQHTRYVYQTTTRQVCIPGLYNTPGMYTRLQHARYVYQDYTTRQSGHHEHNTEEDVDALEEPELEVDIFRYNKDYMEQSEEIFEAIELSRWTPLDSIASKVTNHMI, encoded by the exons ATGTCAGGGGCATCTTTATCTCTGTGGATGGGAGAT TTGGAGCCATATATGGATGACTATTTCATAACTTCTGCATTTGAACAGATGGGAGCAACAATCAAGTCaatgaaattgattaaaaataagGTCACAGG TCTCCCAGCTGGCTACTGTTTCATTGACTTCCATGATGCAGAGAAGGCTCATGATGCAATGCTGAAGCTGAATGGAAAAATAATTCCCAACAGTAATCCT CCCAAGAGGTTCAAGCTGAACACATCTAGTCATGGGAAGGAACACTTAGCAGT ACCAGAATTTTCTCTTTTCATTGGTGACCTCTCCATGGATGTTGATGACTATGTGTTATATTATGCTTTTGCGAAGAAATACAGATCTTGTAGATCTGCAAAAG TTGTACTAGAAAACAGTGGACGCAGTAAAGGTTATGGATTTGTTCGCTTCTCAGAAGAAACAGACCAGCAGAGAGCTCTGATAGAAATGCAGCATATGACTGGCATTGGGTCAAAGCCTATCCGTGTGAGCCTGGCAACACCAAAACG GCCGATGCCTCAAGATATGTCAGGAGGTGTCCATTATAGTAACTACTATGGCCACAACTATCCCTACAGTGCTACgtactacaactactacaactcACATACTTACTACAACAACCAGGACTATACAACACGCCAG gtatgtataccaGGACTACAACACGCCAGGTATGTATACACAAGTCCTACACTACAACAACCAGGGCTATACAACACaccaggtatgtataccagGACTATACAACACaccaggtatgtataccagACTACAACACGCCAGGTATGTATACCAGGACTATACAACACGCCAGGTATGTATACACAAGTCCTACACTACAACCACCAGGACTATACAACACaccaggtatgtataccagGACTATACAACACaccaggtatgtataccagGACTATACAACACaccaggtatgtataccagGACTATACAACACGCCAGGTATGTATACACAAGTCTTACACTACAACAACCAGGAATATACAACacaccaggtatgtatacacAAGTCCTACACTACAACAACCAG GACTATACAACACaccaggtatgtataccagGACTATACAACacaccag GTATGTATACCAGGACTATACAACACGCCAGGTATGTATACCAGGACTATACAACACaccaggtatgtataccagGACTATACAACACGCCAGGTATGTATACCAGGACTATACACCACGCCAGGTATGTATACCAGGACTATACAACACACCAGGTATGTACACACAAGTCCTACACTACAACAACCAGGACTACAACACaccag GTATGTATACCAGGACTATACAACACaccaggtatgtataccagACTACAACACGCCAGGTATGTATACCAGGACTATACAACACaccaggtatgtataccagACTACAACACGCCAGGTATGTATACCAGGACTATACAACACGCCAG AGTGGACATCATGAACATAACACTGAGGAGGACGTAGATGCTTTAGAAG AACCAGAATTAGAAGTTGACATTTTCAGATACAACAAGGACTACATGGAACAGAGTGAG GAAATCTTTGAGGCAATAGAATTATCTCGATGGACACCATTGGACAGCATTGCATCCAAAGTCACCAATCACATGATCTGA
- the LOC117325196 gene encoding uncharacterized protein LOC117325196 isoform X17 — MSGASLSLWMGDLEPYMDDYFITSAFEQMGATIKSMKLIKNKVTGLPAGYCFIDFHDAEKAHDAMLKLNGKIIPNSNPPKRFKLNTSSHGKEHLAVPEFSLFIGDLSMDVDDYVLYYAFAKKYRSCRSAKVVLENSGRSKGYGFVRFSEETDQQRALIEMQHMTGIGSKPIRVSLATPKRPMPQDMSGGVHYSNYYGHNYPYSATYYNYYNSHTYYNNQDYTTRQVCIPGLQHARYVYTSPTLQQPGLYNTPGMYTRTIQHTRYVYQTTTRQVCIHKSYTTTTRTIQHTRYVYQDYTTHQVCIPGLYNTPGMYTRTIQHARYVYTSLTLQQPGIYNTPGMYTQVLHYNNQVYNTPGMYTQVLHYNNQEYTTHQVCIPGLYSTPGMYTRTIQHTRYVYTSPTLQQPGIYNTPGMYTRTIQHTRYVYQDYTTHQVCIPGLYNTPGMYTRTIQHARYVYQDYTTHQVCIPGLYNTPGMYTRTIHHARYVYQDYTTHQVCTHKSYTTTTRTTTHQVCIPDYNTPGMYTRLQHARYVYQDYTTHQVCIPDYNTPGMYTRTIQHTRYVYQTTTRQVCIPGLYNTPGMYTRTTTRQVCIHKSYTTTTMTIQHARYVCTSLTLQQP; from the exons ATGTCAGGGGCATCTTTATCTCTGTGGATGGGAGAT TTGGAGCCATATATGGATGACTATTTCATAACTTCTGCATTTGAACAGATGGGAGCAACAATCAAGTCaatgaaattgattaaaaataagGTCACAGG TCTCCCAGCTGGCTACTGTTTCATTGACTTCCATGATGCAGAGAAGGCTCATGATGCAATGCTGAAGCTGAATGGAAAAATAATTCCCAACAGTAATCCT CCCAAGAGGTTCAAGCTGAACACATCTAGTCATGGGAAGGAACACTTAGCAGT ACCAGAATTTTCTCTTTTCATTGGTGACCTCTCCATGGATGTTGATGACTATGTGTTATATTATGCTTTTGCGAAGAAATACAGATCTTGTAGATCTGCAAAAG TTGTACTAGAAAACAGTGGACGCAGTAAAGGTTATGGATTTGTTCGCTTCTCAGAAGAAACAGACCAGCAGAGAGCTCTGATAGAAATGCAGCATATGACTGGCATTGGGTCAAAGCCTATCCGTGTGAGCCTGGCAACACCAAAACG GCCGATGCCTCAAGATATGTCAGGAGGTGTCCATTATAGTAACTACTATGGCCACAACTATCCCTACAGTGCTACgtactacaactactacaactcACATACTTACTACAACAACCAGGACTATACAACACGCCAG gtatgtataccaGGACTACAACACGCCAGGTATGTATACACAAGTCCTACACTACAACAACCAGGGCTATACAACACaccaggtatgtataccagGACTATACAACACaccaggtatgtataccagACTACAACACGCCAG GTATGTATACACAAGTCCTACACTACAACCACCAGGACTATACAACACaccaggtatgtataccagGACTATACAACACaccaggtatgtataccagGACTATACAACACaccaggtatgtataccagGACTATACAACACGCCAGGTATGTATACACAAGTCTTACACTACAACAACCAGGAATATACAACacaccaggtatgtatacacAAGTCCTACACTACAACAACCAGGTCTACAACacaccaggtatgtatacacAAGTCCTACACTACAACAACCAGGAATATACAACACaccaggtatgtataccagGACTATACAGCACaccaggtatgtataccagGACTATACAACacaccaggtatgtatacacAAGTCCTACACTACAACAACCAGGAATATACAACACaccaggtatgtataccagGACTATACAACACaccaggtatgtataccagGACTATACAACacaccag GTATGTATACCAGGACTATACAACACGCCAG GTATGTATACCAGGACTATACAACACGCCAGGTATGTATACCAGGACTATACAACACaccaggtatgtataccagGACTATACAACACGCCAGGTATGTATACCAGGACTATACACCACGCCAGGTATGTATACCAGGACTATACAACACACCAGGTATGTACACACAAGTCCTACACTACAACAACCAGGACTACAACACaccaggtatgtataccagACTACAACACGCCAGGTATGTATACCAGACTACAACACGCCAGGTATGTATACCAGGACTATACAACACaccaggtatgtataccagACTACAACACGCCAGGTATGTATACCAGGACTATACAACACaccaggtatgtataccagACTACAACACGCCAG GTATGTATACCAGGACTATACAACACaccaggtatgtataccagGACTACAACACGCCAGGTATGTATACACAAGTCCTACACTACAACAACCATGACAATACAACACGCCAGGTATGTATGCACAAGTCTTACACTACAACAACcatga